From Daucus carota subsp. sativus chromosome 6, DH1 v3.0, whole genome shotgun sequence, the proteins below share one genomic window:
- the LOC108224908 gene encoding purine permease 1 isoform X1, translating to MVNMEAETHASPHERLSPSLKNTLLVINCMVLSIGHCGGPLVTRLYFIHGGKRVWLSSCLLTAGWPFILVIFLATFWFRRATLSDYTAKLFNIRPRLFLASAVIGILTGVDDYIYAYGVARLPVSTVALIIASQLVFTAGFAYLLVKQKFSSYSVNAVVLLTIGSGVLALHTSSDRPDGESKREYVLGFVMTLGAAALYGFILPLIEFTYQKAKQVIDYQLVMEIQMVMCLFATLFCIVGMLINNDFKAIPREARNFELGETKYYVVLVCSGLIWQFFYLGAVGVIFCSSSLLSGIIIAVLLPVTEVLAVIIYREKFQAEKGVALILSLWGFVSYFYGEIKHNRRIEKSRRAEMDLP from the exons ATGGTGAACATGGAAGCCGAAACTCATGCCTCACCTCATGAAAGGCTTAGCCCCTCCTTGAAAAACACTCTGCTAGTAATAAACTGCATGGTCCTCTCAATTGGACACTGTGGCGGTCCATTAGTCACGCGGCTCTATTTCATCCATGGCGGCAAAAGAGTCTGGCTATCAAGCTGCCTCTTAACCGCGGGCTGGCCATTCATTTTGGTAATTTTCTTAGCCACCTTCTGGTTCCGTCGTGCCACCCTCAGTGACTACACGGCCAAGCTCTTCAACATTAGACCACGCTTGTTCCTGGCCTCTGCTGTCATTGGTATTCTCACCGGTGTCGATGACTACATCTATGCATATGGCGTCGCAAGACTGCCCGTGTCCACAGTCGCGCTAATAATTGCTTCACAACTTGTATTCACTGCAG GTTTCGCATATTTACTGGTGAAGCAAAAATTCAGCTCGTATTCGGTGAATGCTGTTGTTCTGCTGACAATAGGATCCGGAGTACTAGCTCTGCATACGAGCAGTGACAGACCGGATGGAGAGTCGAAAAGAGAGTACGTTTTAGGGTTTGTTATGACGCTTGGAGCCGCGGCCTTGTACGGATTCATACTGCCATTGATTGAGTTCACATATCAGAAGGCCAAGCAAGTTATTGATTATCAGTTAGTGATGGAGATTCAAATGGTCATGTGTTTGTTTGCCACTCTTTTCTGCATTGTGGGGATGCTTATCAACAATGACTTTAAG GCAATACCAAGAGAAGCAAGAAACTTTGAACTGGGAGAAACGAAGTACTATGTAGTACTGGTTTGTAGCGGATTGATATGGCAGTTTTTCTATTTAGGAGCCGTCGGAGTTATATTCTGCTCATCATCGCTCTTATCGGGTATCATTATAGCGGTTTTACTTCCGGTTACAGAAGTTTTGGCTGTTATTATCTACCGAGAAAAGTTTCAAGCGGAGAAAGGAGTGGCTCTCATTCTTTCTCTCTGGGGATTTGTTTCTTACTTCTATGGCGAAATAAAACACAACAGAAGAATAGAAAAGAGTCGCAGGGCTGAAATGGATCTGCCTTGA
- the LOC108224908 gene encoding purine permease 1 isoform X2, which yields MVNMEAETHASPHERLSPSLKNTLLVINCMVLSIGHCGGPLVTRLYFIHGGKRVWLSSCLLTAGWPFILVIFLATFWFRRATLSDYTAKLFNIRPRLFLASAVIGILTGVDDYIYAYGVARLPVSTVALIIASQLVFTAGFAYLLVKQKFSSYSVNAVVLLTIGSGVLALHTSSDRPDGESKREYVLGFVMTLGAAALYGFILPLIEFTYQKAKQVIDYQLVMEIQMVMCLFATLFCIVGMLINNDFKAIPREARNFELGETKYYIVLVCSGLIWQFFYLGAVGVIFCSSSLLSGIIIAVLLPVTEVLAVIIYREKFQAEKGVALILSLWGFVSYFYGEIKDNRRIEKSRRAQ from the exons ATGGTGAACATGGAAGCCGAAACTCATGCCTCACCTCATGAAAGGCTTAGCCCCTCCTTGAAAAACACTCTGCTAGTAATAAACTGCATGGTCCTCTCAATTGGACACTGTGGCGGTCCATTAGTCACGCGGCTCTATTTCATCCATGGCGGCAAAAGAGTCTGGCTATCAAGCTGCCTCTTAACCGCGGGCTGGCCATTCATTTTGGTAATTTTCTTAGCCACCTTCTGGTTCCGTCGTGCCACCCTCAGTGACTACACGGCCAAGCTCTTCAACATTAGACCACGCTTGTTCCTGGCCTCTGCTGTCATTGGTATTCTCACCGGTGTCGATGACTACATCTATGCATATGGCGTCGCAAGACTGCCCGTGTCCACAGTCGCGCTAATAATTGCTTCACAACTTGTATTCACTGCAG GTTTCGCATATTTACTGGTGAAGCAAAAATTCAGCTCGTATTCGGTGAATGCTGTTGTTCTGCTGACAATAGGATCCGGAGTACTAGCTCTGCATACGAGCAGTGACAGACCGGATGGAGAGTCGAAAAGAGAGTACGTTTTAGGGTTTGTTATGACGCTTGGAGCCGCGGCCTTGTACGGATTCATACTGCCATTGATTGAGTTCACATATCAGAAGGCCAAGCAAGTTATTGATTATCAGTTAGTGATGGAGATTCAAATGGTCATGTGTTTGTTTGCCACTCTTTTCTGCATTGTGGGGATGCTTATCAACAATGACTTTAAG GCAATACCAAGAGAAGCAAGAAACTTTGAACTAGGAGAAACGAAGTACTATATAGTACTGGTTTGTAGCGGATTGATTTGGCAGTTTTTCTATTTAGGAGCCGTCGGAGTTATATTCTGCTCATCGTCGTTGTTATCGGGTATCATTATAGCGGTTTTACTTCCGGTTACCGAAGTTTTGGCTGTTATTATTTACCGAGAAAAGTTTCAAGCGGAGAAAGGAGTGGCTCTTATTCTTTCTCTCTGGGGATTTGTTTCTTACTTCTATGGCGAAATAAAAGACAACAGAAGAATAGAAAAGAGTCGCCGAGCTCAATGA
- the LOC108192770 gene encoding uncharacterized protein LOC108192770 yields the protein MAGSVVSSSLATLPPRSQIIYKNSTCHRPIGLHGSVLSSSQRSLYLPKQNQVAKIVTRSRRNVVVRSSLVPPEVDIPALPTSIGIPGLPDSWQAWVMGAVVTIGLPFLTNKWGPLLGWMEKLKGILQTTENIAEAVEDIAGKVDKMAEEIEAGLPEGQLKNALHNVELAAEEIAKDADRIDQLIDKVQEMEEKFEDMVEESNELAKDIKASKQA from the exons ATGGCGGGATCTGTGGTTTCCAGCAGTCTGGCTACGTTGCCACCGAGATCgcagattatttacaaaaattccACGTGTCATCGTCCGATCGGGTTGCATGGATCTGTATTATCTAGCAGTCAACGCTCCCTGTATCTCCCGAAGCAGAATCAGGTGGCGAAGATTGTAACCAGATCAAGAAG GAATGTGGTTGTGCGGAGCAGTTTGGTTCCGCCAGAAGTTGACATTCCTGCTCTTCCCACTTCAATTGGGATTCCTGGGTTGCCTGATTCATGGCAAGCCTGGGTAATGGGAGCTGTTGTTACTATTGGCCTGCCATTCTTGACCAACAAGTGGGGCCCACTCTTGGGGTGGATGG AAAAGCTAAAAGGAATATTACAGACAACAGAAAATATAGCAGAAGCAGTAGAGGATATAGCGGGGAAGGTTGACAAAATGGCGGAAGAGATCGAGGCTGGCCTGCCTGAAGGACAACTCAAAAATGCTCTGCATAACGTTGAACTCGCTGCCGAGGAGATTGCCAAGGATGCTGATCGAATTGACCAGTTGATCGATAAG GTTCAAGAAATGGAAGAAAAATTCGAAGATATGGTGGAAGAGTCCAATGAATTAGCGAAAGATATAAAAGCTTCGAAGCAGGCCTAG